A window of the Equus asinus isolate D_3611 breed Donkey chromosome 20, EquAss-T2T_v2, whole genome shotgun sequence genome harbors these coding sequences:
- the LOC106830191 gene encoding olfactory receptor 52N4 gives MLMLNKTDLSPASFILDGVPGLEDTHLWISFPFCSMYVVAMVGNCGLLYLICCDDSLHKPMFYFLALLSLTDLVMCSSTIPKALCIFWFHLKEIGFDECLVQMFFIHTFTGMESGVLMLMALDRYIAICYPLRYSTILTNPVIAKFGLATFLRGVLLIIPFTFLTKRLPYCRGHVIPHTYCDHMSVAKLSCGNVKVNAIYGLLVALLIGGFDILCITVSYTMILRAVVSLSSADARQKAFSTCTAHICAIVFSYSPAFFSFFSHRFGSHTIPPSCHIIVANVYLLLPPTMNPIVYGVKTKQIRDCVIRILSSSKDTKSHGISVSIFQDR, from the coding sequence ATGCTAATGCTTAATAAAACAGATCTCTCCCCAGCCTCATTTATTCTTGATGGAGTTCCAGGGCTGGAAGACACACACCTCTGGATTTCCTTTCCGTTCTGCTCCATGTATGTTGTGGCTATGGTAGGGAATTGTGGACTCCTCTACCTCATCTGCTGTGACGACTCTCTGCACAAGCCCATGTTTTACTTTTTGGCCTTGCTTTCCCTTACTGACCTTGTCATGTGCTCTAGTACAATCCCTAAAGCCCTTTGCATCTTCTGGTTTCATCTCAAGGAAATCGGCTTTGATGAATGCCTGGTCCAGATGTTCTTCATCCATACCTTCACAGGGATGGAGTCTGGAGTGCTCATGCTTATGGCCCTGGACCGCTATATAGCGATCTGCTATCCTCTGCGCTACTCAACTATCCTCACCAATCCAGTCATTGCAAAGTTTGGGCTTGCTACTTTCCTGAGAGGGGTGTTGCTCATCATTCCCTTCACTTTCCTCACCAAGCGCCTGCCCTACTGCAGAGGGCATGTAATTCCCCATACCTACTGTGACCACATGTCTGTAGCCAAATTATCCTGTGGGAATGTCAAGGTCAATGCCATCTATGGTCTGCTGGTCGCCCTCCTGATTGGGGGATTTGACATCCTGTGCATCACAGTCTCCTACACCATGATCCTTCGGGCAGTCGTCAGCCTCTCTTCGGCAGATGCCCGGCAGAAGGCCTTCAGCACGTGCACTGCCCACATCTGTGCCATTGTTTTCTCTTACAGTCCAgcgtttttctccttcttttcccatCGTTTTGGAAGCCACACAATTCCTCCATCTTGCCACATCATTGTGGCCAATGTTTATCTGCTCTTGCCTCCCACCATGAACCCTATTGTCTATGGGGTGAAAACCAAGCAGATACGAGACTGTGTAATAAGAATTCTTTCAAGTTCTAAGGATACCAAATCTCATGGCATATCAGTGTCCATTTTCCAGGACAGATAA